Below is a window of Solirubrobacterales bacterium DNA.
CCAAAAGGGTAAGGACGATCGAAATGCGGGGGATACGTACTGCGCTCAAAATGGTCCTCCATGAACCTTGGTTTTCGGCGCCGCTTGCGATCTGAGGTCGCGGCGTATGGCGGCTGCCATTTGGAGAAAAATGTTCGGTCAAGCGTAGAGTGCGAGACGGCCGCAAAAGTTGCGGTTGAAGCGCCACTCCTAAACTCTCTCGGCATGTCGACCCCTCGTCTAGAGACTCTCGAGCGACGCACGCGTTACGAACCTTCAGAGGTCGAACAGCGAATTCTCGACAAATGGCTTGAATCAGGGATTTTCCATCCCGAAGACGAGGGAGACGCAGAATCCAACTACTCAATTGTGATTCCGCCGCCGAACGTAACAGGTGCCCTACACATGGGCCACGCGCTCAACGGCTCGATCCAGGACACTTTGATTCGTCGTGCCCGCATGCAGGGCAAGCGTGCCAAGTGGGTGCTCGGGACCGACCACGCCGGAATCGCGACGCAGGCTCAGGTCGAGAAGCTGCTGGTCAAGGAGGGCACCACGCGCCAGGAGCTCGGCCGCGAGGAATTCGAGAAGCGTGTCTGGGAGTGGCGCGAGCAGTACGGCGCCACGATCGTCGGTCAGTTCAAGCGCCTCGGCGCCAGCTGCGACTATTCCGAAGAGCACTTCACGATGGACGAGGGCTACGCCAAGGCCGTCGCCAAGGTCTTCACTGCCCTTTATGAGAAGGGCTACATCTACCGCGACAATTACATGGTCAACTGGGACCCGGGCATCGGCTCGGCGATCAGCGACCTCGAGGTCGAGGACAAAGAGGTCGAGGGTGCGATGTACGACATCCACTACCCGTTCGAGGACGGCAGCGGCGTACTGACCGTTTCGACCACGCGCCCGGAGACGATGCTCGCCGACACCGCCGTCGCGGTCAACCCGAACGACGAACGCTTCAAGGACCACGTGGGCAAGAACGTGATCCTCCCGATCCTCGATCGACCGATCCCAGTGATCGCCGACGACCACGTGGACCTCGAGTTCGGAACCGGCGCGCTCAAGATCACGCCAGGGCACGACCCGAACGACTTCGAGATCGGCCGCAAGCACGGCCTTGAAGAATTGACCGTGATCGGCTTCGACGCAAAGATGACCGAGAACGCCGGTGAGTTCGCCGGCATGAAAGTGCTCGACGCGCGCGAGGCGATCGTCGACAAACTGCGCGTGATCGGCGCACTTGGCGACGTGAAGCCGCACACCCATGTGATTCCGCACTCGCACCGTTCGGGTGAGCGGATCGAGCCGTTGATTTCGCTGCAGTGGTTCTGCGACATGCGCGAGCTGGCTGGCCCTGCCATTGACGTGGTCAAGAACGGACGCGTGAAGTTCGTGCCCGATCGATGGGGCCGCGTCTATCTGAACTGGATGGAAGAGATCCGCCCGTGGTGTGTTTCGCGGCAGCTCTGGTGGGGCCACAGGCTCCCGGTCTGGTACCGCGGCGAGGAGATCTATGTGGGCGAGACCGAGCCCGAGGGCGAGGGTTGGACCCGCGATGAGGATGTCCTTGACACCTGGTTCTCAAGCGCGCTCTGGCCGTTCGCCACGATGGGCTGGCCAGCGGAGACGACTCAGCAGAAGGCCTTCTATCCGACCGACGTACTGAGCACCGCCCGCGACATCATCTTCCTCTGGGTCGCCCGAATGATCATGATGGGCCTTGAGTTCAAGGGCGACATTCCCTTTGACGACGTCTACATCCACTCAGTGATCCAGGCGCCCGACGGACGGCGCATGAGCAAGTCCTTGGGAACCGGGATCGACCCGCTCGAACAGATCGACGAGCACGGCGCCGACGCCACGCGCTTCGGCCTGCTCGCGATGTCCTCCGCGCAGGACGTTCGCTACTCGATCGAAAAGGTCAAGCAGGGAAGCGACCTTGCCAACAAGCTCTGGAATGCCTCGCGGCTGATTCTCCTCAAGGCCGCCGACGCGCCGCCGGCACCGACGGTCGAATCCCACGAGGACGCCTGGATCCTTTCGCGCCTCGAGCACACGATCGTCGAGACCAATCGCCTGATCGACGCTTATGACTTCTCGCACGCAGCGCTGGGCATCTACGACTTCTTCTTCAGCGACTTCTGCGACTGGTACCTCGAGCTCGTAAAGCCGCGTCTCTGGAATGAGGGCGACAACGACCTCGTCTCGGCCAACCTGCTTTATGTGCTGGAACAGACGCTCGCGTTGATGCACCCGATGATGCCGTTTGTGACCGAAGAAATCTGGTCACTGATGCCGGGGGAGCGACGCCTGCTGGCGGGATCGCCGTACCCGCAGTCCGACCACGACCGGGCGAACCCCGATTCCGAACTGCGGATCGGAAACTTGATCTCTGCGGTGACAGCCCTGCGCCGCTACCGCGATGACCTTGGCGTGGCTCCGAGTGCTGGCCTTCGCGGCAGGCTCACCGCCGAGGGCTACGACGGGGTCGAGGAGCAGCTCGCTCGTCTCGCGCGAATCGAGCTCGGCGGCGATGATGAGTCGGTTGGCGCGCTAGCGATCCCTGGCGGCTCGATCGAGATGTTCACCAGCGATGCATTTGACCCGGCCGAGATCGAGGCCAAGAAGGCAGTCCGTGCCGAGGAACTCCGTGGCGAGATTGCCCGCGTCAACGGCAAACTCGGAAACGAGCAGTTTGTCGCCAAGGCACCGGCCGAGGTGGTCGACGCAGAGCGTGAGAAGCTCGCGCGCTTCGAAGCCGAGCTCGCGGCGCTGTAGGCGCCGATGACCGACGCGCACGCGATCGAAGAGTTTCTGCTTGGGCGCGAGCAGCTCGGGATGCGCTTCGGACTTGAGCGGATGCGTCGATTGCTTGGACACGTGGGCGATCCGCAGGGCGTTGTGCCAGCCGTCCATGTCGTTGGCACCAACGGGAAGTCATCAACCACATTGATGACTGCGGCCGCGCTCCGCGCTCAGGGACTGCGCACCGGCGCCTTCACCTCGCCGCATTTGATCAGCTTTCGCGAGCGGGTCGAGATCGACGGGGAAATGATCTCCGAGGACGCGTTTCGCGACTCGGCCGCCCGCGTGGTTGCTGCGGTCGAGGTTGACGACGGTCACGCCGAACCCGACGACCTCGTGACGCAGTTCGAGGCCGTGGCTGCGATCGCGTTCTGCGCCTGTTCCGACGCCGGGCTTGACGTGATCGTTGTCGAGGCAGGACTCGGCGGAAGGCTCGACGCCACGAACGTTCTCGGCGACTCGCGAGTTCAGGTGCTGACCGGGGTGGGGATCGATCACACCCAGTATCTCGGCGACACGCTCGACGCGATTGCACGCGAAAAGGTTGCCGTTGTCCGAAGCGGCGCGCTGCTGGTGAGCGGCCCGCTCCCGTCAGTCGTGCGGCCGGTCGTCAATACCGTGACCGACGAACGCGATGCCAACTGGATCGAGTTGCACGGTGTCGCCCCGCGCTTTGCCGATCTGCCCGGCGAGTTTGTGCGCGAGAATGCGTCGCTGGCGATGGTCGCCGCTGAAAGCACGCTGGAACGCGTTCGGCCGGGTGTCCGGTTCGACGCCGTGCGCGCCGAGGAGGCGATCCATGCCTTCGTAGCGGGTGAGCGGCACCTCGGCCGCCTGCAGATCGCCAACGACGAGCCCTTCGAGATCCGGGACTCTGCGCACAATCCGCAGGCCGCACAAGCTCTGGCCCTGGCCGTCGACGAGCTCGCCGAGGGCAGACCCGTAACATTGCTCGTCGCAATGCTTGCTGACAAACCCGTTGATGAAACGCTTACAGAACTTCTCGCGATGGTGCCCGACGATGGAGTCGTGATCTGCACCGCTGCGACCAGCCCACGCTCGCTGCCAGCCGAGGAGCTCGCGGCGCGCGTCACTGCAATCGCGGCGCCTGGCGTCCGCGTTGAAGCCGTCGACGGACCAGTGGCCGCGCTCGGGCGTGCTCGTGAAGTCGCCGGACGTGACGGTCTACTCTGCGTGGCCGGCTCCAACTATTTGATTGCTGACCTGCTGCGCCAACCCGGATCGGGAGCCGGTTCAATTCTGTGAACCCGAACGAGCCCACAAAAGGCACGATCCCGCCGCCGCCGATTGAGCCGCCTGAGCCGCCGCAACCACCATCGTTGCTCGCGATGGTGCTGATCGTCGCGGCTGTAGTCGCCGTTGTGATCCTGATCTTTTCTGGGCTGGGGTATGTACTCGGCAAGTTCATCTTTTAAAGTGATCATTCGGCTGCCGCAGTGGGGGATACACTCGCGACGATCTATGGGCAGCACCATTCGTGAATCAAACGCACCCGCAGTGGTGCCAGTCGCACTCCTCGGCATCGAGAACAGCGGGATCGGCGTCGCCGCCAATCTGGTGGTCGTCTTTCTGATCGCGATCGACCTCGCACTCGTCTTCTGGACCTACGCCGATTCGCGTCGCCGCCTCCAGGACCCAGTCCTGATCGGATCGGCCACGTTGGCAGCGTTGATCTTCCCGTTTGCGGGCGCTCTCGTCTACGCGATCGTTCGCCCGCCAGAGACGCTCGACGACGCCTACGAGCGCGAGCTCGACGTGCGCGCCGCAGAACTGCGTGTTCGCCTGCTCGAGGCTGCTGTCAAGGGCGGACCCGGCAGCAGCGCGGCAAGCGCATCGGTTGCCGCTGAAATTTCCGGCGAGCCCTCAACGCGCCGTGGATCGGCTGCGCCACCGGCTCAGTCGCGTCAAGGCGGCCAATCACGCCCAGCACAGTCTTCTCAACCGCGCCGCACCGAGTCCGGCCGTTCGCCCGAAAAGGGCGCACCGCAGGCATCGTCTCAGCGCCCTGGTCAGCCCCAGCGTCCATCTCCCGGGGGTCCTTCGCGGCCGCCGGCGGCTGGCGCAGACGGCGCCTGATCGCCTCTCTCAAACCAGATTCAGGAGAATCAACCTATGGAACGCACACTCATCCTCGTGAAGCCTGACGCCTTCGAGCGCAACCTGACCGGCGAAGTTATCGCCCGTTTTGAGCGCAAGGGCCTTCGGCTCGTCGCGCTGAAGCAGCTGACTGCTGGCGAAGACCTCGCCAAGGAGCACTACGCCGAACACGTCGAGCGCCCGTTCTTCGGCGAGCTCGTCGAGTTCATCACCGGCGGACCGCTGGTCGCCGCAGTCCTTGAGGGTCCGCGCGCAGTCGCGGCCGCTCGCCAGACGATCGGCGGCACCGACCCGGTCGAGGCAGCAACGCCTGGTTCGATCCGCGGTGACTACGGCCTCGAGGTTCAGAGCAACCTCGTCCACGGCTCAGACTCGCCGGAATCCGCAGCGCGCGAGATCGCGCTCTGGTTCCCCGAGCTCTAAGGACGATTCTTGGCTCAGCCGCGACTGGTTCTGGCTTCCCGCTCACCGCAGCGTGAAGTGATCCTGTCGCGGCTCGGGCTTGATTTTGAAGTCGTGCCGTCGGGCGTCGATGAGTTCGACGCTGGCGATCCGACTTCGGTCGTGATCGGGAATGCTCTGCGCAAGGCGCGGGCGGTTTCTGATCGGTTGGCCGATCCCGAGGCGTTGGTTGTTGGTGGCGACACGGTGATCGTCCACCAGGGCGATGTGATCGGGAAGCCTGCCGACCCGGAAGAGGCTGCGACGTTCATGCGTCGGCTGAGTGGGAGCGAGCACGAGGTGCTCGGCGGGCTGGCTGTTGTCCGGTTTGGCGGCGAGGAGAAAACGGCGGCCACCGCTACGAAGGTGCGTTTTCGCGAGTTGAGCGCGGAGCTGATTGATTCCTACGTGGCCACGGGGGAGTGGCAGGACCGGTCCGGCGCCTACGCCATCCAACAGGGCGGATCGATCCTCGTCGAGTCCATCACCGGCGACTACCTAAACATCATCGGCCTATCCGTGAACGATCTCACCCAACTCGCCCCAGAACTCGGAATCGCATAATCAAGCAATTCCTTGCGACAAGGTTGCCACCTTGTCGTACGACATAGTCGCAACCTTGTAGGAAGAAACCCCTTGGGAATGGGGTTTCACGGTTACACCAAGCTGGTTGTCGCGACGATGTGATTGCAGGATGCAAACCGACGCTCATCGATATTGCGAAAG
It encodes the following:
- a CDS encoding valine--tRNA ligase, whose amino-acid sequence is MSTPRLETLERRTRYEPSEVEQRILDKWLESGIFHPEDEGDAESNYSIVIPPPNVTGALHMGHALNGSIQDTLIRRARMQGKRAKWVLGTDHAGIATQAQVEKLLVKEGTTRQELGREEFEKRVWEWREQYGATIVGQFKRLGASCDYSEEHFTMDEGYAKAVAKVFTALYEKGYIYRDNYMVNWDPGIGSAISDLEVEDKEVEGAMYDIHYPFEDGSGVLTVSTTRPETMLADTAVAVNPNDERFKDHVGKNVILPILDRPIPVIADDHVDLEFGTGALKITPGHDPNDFEIGRKHGLEELTVIGFDAKMTENAGEFAGMKVLDAREAIVDKLRVIGALGDVKPHTHVIPHSHRSGERIEPLISLQWFCDMRELAGPAIDVVKNGRVKFVPDRWGRVYLNWMEEIRPWCVSRQLWWGHRLPVWYRGEEIYVGETEPEGEGWTRDEDVLDTWFSSALWPFATMGWPAETTQQKAFYPTDVLSTARDIIFLWVARMIMMGLEFKGDIPFDDVYIHSVIQAPDGRRMSKSLGTGIDPLEQIDEHGADATRFGLLAMSSAQDVRYSIEKVKQGSDLANKLWNASRLILLKAADAPPAPTVESHEDAWILSRLEHTIVETNRLIDAYDFSHAALGIYDFFFSDFCDWYLELVKPRLWNEGDNDLVSANLLYVLEQTLALMHPMMPFVTEEIWSLMPGERRLLAGSPYPQSDHDRANPDSELRIGNLISAVTALRRYRDDLGVAPSAGLRGRLTAEGYDGVEEQLARLARIELGGDDESVGALAIPGGSIEMFTSDAFDPAEIEAKKAVRAEELRGEIARVNGKLGNEQFVAKAPAEVVDAEREKLARFEAELAAL
- the ndk gene encoding nucleoside-diphosphate kinase — its product is MERTLILVKPDAFERNLTGEVIARFERKGLRLVALKQLTAGEDLAKEHYAEHVERPFFGELVEFITGGPLVAAVLEGPRAVAAARQTIGGTDPVEAATPGSIRGDYGLEVQSNLVHGSDSPESAAREIALWFPEL
- the maf gene encoding septum formation protein Maf, which produces MAQPRLVLASRSPQREVILSRLGLDFEVVPSGVDEFDAGDPTSVVIGNALRKARAVSDRLADPEALVVGGDTVIVHQGDVIGKPADPEEAATFMRRLSGSEHEVLGGLAVVRFGGEEKTAATATKVRFRELSAELIDSYVATGEWQDRSGAYAIQQGGSILVESITGDYLNIIGLSVNDLTQLAPELGIA